Proteins from one Salmo salar chromosome ssa29, Ssal_v3.1, whole genome shotgun sequence genomic window:
- the cdh19 gene encoding cadherin-7 isoform X1 yields MDQRTNTMRCPCLLDLVIILSLTSCCMLSEARAPHSLEPNHQLGQGSPTTALHQRLRRGWIWKQLFVPEEDPNPSVIGQLKSDYDKGDFSIKYILSGEGAGEMFEINEYSGEIRTLQKLDREEKAFYLLQAHALARKSNEPVEPQSEFIIKVQDINDNIPQFQNEPYVSSIPEMCPMGTIVAQVTATDADDPLFGNNAKLIYSILQGEPYFSVEPKTGIIMTSMANMDREARDQYLVVVQVKDMLGLSGGYSASTTVTISLTDVNDNGPTFQHNLYTFAVLESAAVGTTVGRIMADDGDVGINARMNYSLEDLEESATFKIQTDPVTQEGVVLLAKPLDYESKRRFVMAAEAVNDHIDTRFLSYNEFRDRTTLKIVVEDVDEPPIFMAPNYEWKVPENMVAGTVVGTVSARDTDAINNPIRYSIDKSSDITKAFKIDPNNGTVTVGKPLDREEAAWHNLTINAKETKQNHLSSSVVVFIKVLDINDNAPMLAREYQPYICEGTQSGELIQLINAVDLDDPVEGHHFYFSMVPEKHINPNFTIRDNQDNSASILARRSSFTRRDRTQYLLPMVVADSGSPALSSTSTLTISVCSCQPAGHCPTGGVEALAISIGVSLQTLLGFLVCLATLTVLLIVMLMLRRHRRKQLEGLGRAEKELELPKGVSEKVLHYGEIGGGGGGDLGGFCQPAVPLRPHPRRRDRRLRREEVAASIRMSMSLRHSLLIGPEDDVFKQFIMDRLDEADQDPYVPPFDCLKTYAFEGTGSPTGSISSLESWDFVDADQCPRDPGSRLVRLTLWHGGAEEETTF; encoded by the exons ATGGATCAGCGGACTAACACAATGCGGTGTCCTTGTCTGCTGGACTTAGTTATTATCCTGTCCTTGACATCATGCTGCATGTTGAGTGAGGCAAGAGCTCCACACAGTCTGGAGCCCAACCACCAGCTTGGCCAGGGGTCTCCCACCACAGCTCTACACCAGAGACTCAGACGTGGCTGGATCTGGAAACAGCTTTTTGTCCCAGAGGAGGACCCCAATCCAAGCGTGATTGGCCAG CTAAAATCAGACTACGACAAAGGGGATTTCTCTATCAAGTATATACTGTCGGGGGAAGGTGCAGGGGAGATGTTTGAGATCAATGAATATTCAGGAGAGATCCGTACATTGCAGAAGCTGGACCGCGAAGAGAAGGCCTTCTACCTCCTGCAGGCTCATGCCCTTGCTCGGAAGTCCAACGAACCCGTGGAGCCCCAGTCAGAGTTCATCATCAAGGTCCAAGACATCAACGACAACATCCCCCAGTTCCAGAACGAGCCCTATGTCTCCAGCATCCCTGAGATGTGTCCCATGG GGACTATCGTGGCCCAGGTGACAGCTACAGATGCTGACGATCCCCTGTTCGGAAACAATGCCAAGCTCATCTACTCCATCCTACAGGGGGAGCCCTACTTCTCTGTGGAGCCCAAGACAG GCATCATCATGACCTCGATGGCCAACATGGACAGGGAGGCTAGGGACCAGTATCTGGTGGTGGTGCAGGTGAAGGATATGTTGGGACTGAGCGGTGGTTACTCTGCCTCCACCACTGTCACCATCAGCCTGACGGACGTCAATGACAACGGACCCACCTTCCAGCACA ACCTGTACACCTTTGCTGTTCTGGAGTCTGCTGCGGTGGGCACAACGGTGGGCAGGATCATGGCAGACGATGGTGACGTGGGCATCAACGCCAGGATGAACTACAGTCTAGAGGACCTGGAGGAGAGCGCCACCTTCAAGATCCAAACAGATCCAGTCACACAGGAAGGAGTGGTCCTCCTGGCCAAG cCTCTGGACTATGAGAGCAAGCGACGGTTCGTAATGGCTGCGGAGGCTGTCAACGATCACATAGACACCCGCTTTCTGAGCTACAATGAGTTTCGGGACAGGACGACCCTAAAGATCGTCGTCGAGGACGTGGATGAGCCCCCTATCTTCATGGCGCCCAATTATGAGTGGAAGGTTCCGGAAAATATGGTGGCGGGGACCGTGGTTGGTACTGTTAGCGCCAGAGACACTGATGCAATCAACAACCCAATCAG ATATTCCATTGACAAAAGCAGCGATATCACAAAAGCTTTCAAAATAGACCCAAACAATGGGACTGTAACTGTTGGGAAACCTTTGGACCGTGAGGAAGCAGCCTGGCACAATCTAACCATAAATGCCAAGGAAACAA AGCAGAACCATCTATCCTCATCTGTGGTGGTGTTCATCAAAGTGCTGGACATAAACGACAATGCACCAATGCTTGCCAGAGAGTACCAGCCATATATCTGTGAGGGCACACAGTCAGGAGAG CTCATCCAGCTGATCAACGCTGTGGATCTGGACGACCCTGTGGAGGGACACCACTTCTACTTCTCCATGGTCCCTGAGAAGCACATCAACCCTAATTTCACAATCAGGGACAACCAAG ACAACAGTGCTAGCATCCTGGCACGGCGGAGCTCGTTCACCCGTAGGGACCGTACCCAGTACCTGCTGCCCATGGTGGTGGCGGACAGTGGCTCCCCAGCCCTCTCCAGTACCAGTACCCTGACCATCAGCGTGTGCAGCTGTCAGCCCGCCGGACACTGCCCCACAGGCGGGGTGGAGGCCCTGGCCATCTCTATTGGGGTCAGCCTACAGACCCTGCTTGGCTTcctggtctgcctggcaacactCACAG TGCTGCTCATTGTAATGCTGATGCTGAGGAGACACAGGAGGAAACAGCTGGAGGGGCTGGGGAGAGCGGAGAAGGAGCTGGAGCTGCCTAAGGGGGTCTCAGAGAAGGTGCTGCACTATGGAGAAATAGGAGGCGGAGGAGGGGGTGACCTGGGGGGATTCTGTCAGCCTGCTGTCCCCCTCCGTCCCCACCCCCGCAGGAGGGACAGGAGGCTCCGCAGAGAGGAGGTGGCAGCCAGTATCAGAATGTCGATGTCTCTCCGCCACTCCCTCCTCATCGGCCCCGAGGACGATGTCTTTAAACAGTTCATCATGGACAGGCTGGATGAAGCAGATCAGGACCCCTACGTGCCGCCATTTGACTGCCTGAAGACCTACGCCTTCGAGGGCACAGGGTCGCCCACGGGGTCCATTAGCTCCCTAGAGTCCTGGGACTTTGTGGATGCTGACCAATGTCCCCGGGACCCAGGATCACGCCTTGTCAGACTGACTCTCTGGCATGGGGGAGCGGAGGAGGAGACAACCTTCTGA
- the cdh19 gene encoding cadherin-8 isoform X2: protein MDQRTNTMRCPCLLDLVIILSLTSCCMLSEARAPHSLEPNHQLGQGSPTTALHQRLRRGWIWKQLFVPEEDPNPSVIGQLKSDYDKGDFSIKYILSGEGAGEMFEINEYSGEIRTLQKLDREEKAFYLLQAHALARKSNEPVEPQSEFIIKVQDINDNIPQFQNEPYVSSIPEMCPMGIIMTSMANMDREARDQYLVVVQVKDMLGLSGGYSASTTVTISLTDVNDNGPTFQHNLYTFAVLESAAVGTTVGRIMADDGDVGINARMNYSLEDLEESATFKIQTDPVTQEGVVLLAKPLDYESKRRFVMAAEAVNDHIDTRFLSYNEFRDRTTLKIVVEDVDEPPIFMAPNYEWKVPENMVAGTVVGTVSARDTDAINNPIRYSIDKSSDITKAFKIDPNNGTVTVGKPLDREEAAWHNLTINAKETKQNHLSSSVVVFIKVLDINDNAPMLAREYQPYICEGTQSGELIQLINAVDLDDPVEGHHFYFSMVPEKHINPNFTIRDNQDNSASILARRSSFTRRDRTQYLLPMVVADSGSPALSSTSTLTISVCSCQPAGHCPTGGVEALAISIGVSLQTLLGFLVCLATLTVLLIVMLMLRRHRRKQLEGLGRAEKELELPKGVSEKVLHYGEIGGGGGGDLGGFCQPAVPLRPHPRRRDRRLRREEVAASIRMSMSLRHSLLIGPEDDVFKQFIMDRLDEADQDPYVPPFDCLKTYAFEGTGSPTGSISSLESWDFVDADQCPRDPGSRLVRLTLWHGGAEEETTF from the exons ATGGATCAGCGGACTAACACAATGCGGTGTCCTTGTCTGCTGGACTTAGTTATTATCCTGTCCTTGACATCATGCTGCATGTTGAGTGAGGCAAGAGCTCCACACAGTCTGGAGCCCAACCACCAGCTTGGCCAGGGGTCTCCCACCACAGCTCTACACCAGAGACTCAGACGTGGCTGGATCTGGAAACAGCTTTTTGTCCCAGAGGAGGACCCCAATCCAAGCGTGATTGGCCAG CTAAAATCAGACTACGACAAAGGGGATTTCTCTATCAAGTATATACTGTCGGGGGAAGGTGCAGGGGAGATGTTTGAGATCAATGAATATTCAGGAGAGATCCGTACATTGCAGAAGCTGGACCGCGAAGAGAAGGCCTTCTACCTCCTGCAGGCTCATGCCCTTGCTCGGAAGTCCAACGAACCCGTGGAGCCCCAGTCAGAGTTCATCATCAAGGTCCAAGACATCAACGACAACATCCCCCAGTTCCAGAACGAGCCCTATGTCTCCAGCATCCCTGAGATGTGTCCCATGG GCATCATCATGACCTCGATGGCCAACATGGACAGGGAGGCTAGGGACCAGTATCTGGTGGTGGTGCAGGTGAAGGATATGTTGGGACTGAGCGGTGGTTACTCTGCCTCCACCACTGTCACCATCAGCCTGACGGACGTCAATGACAACGGACCCACCTTCCAGCACA ACCTGTACACCTTTGCTGTTCTGGAGTCTGCTGCGGTGGGCACAACGGTGGGCAGGATCATGGCAGACGATGGTGACGTGGGCATCAACGCCAGGATGAACTACAGTCTAGAGGACCTGGAGGAGAGCGCCACCTTCAAGATCCAAACAGATCCAGTCACACAGGAAGGAGTGGTCCTCCTGGCCAAG cCTCTGGACTATGAGAGCAAGCGACGGTTCGTAATGGCTGCGGAGGCTGTCAACGATCACATAGACACCCGCTTTCTGAGCTACAATGAGTTTCGGGACAGGACGACCCTAAAGATCGTCGTCGAGGACGTGGATGAGCCCCCTATCTTCATGGCGCCCAATTATGAGTGGAAGGTTCCGGAAAATATGGTGGCGGGGACCGTGGTTGGTACTGTTAGCGCCAGAGACACTGATGCAATCAACAACCCAATCAG ATATTCCATTGACAAAAGCAGCGATATCACAAAAGCTTTCAAAATAGACCCAAACAATGGGACTGTAACTGTTGGGAAACCTTTGGACCGTGAGGAAGCAGCCTGGCACAATCTAACCATAAATGCCAAGGAAACAA AGCAGAACCATCTATCCTCATCTGTGGTGGTGTTCATCAAAGTGCTGGACATAAACGACAATGCACCAATGCTTGCCAGAGAGTACCAGCCATATATCTGTGAGGGCACACAGTCAGGAGAG CTCATCCAGCTGATCAACGCTGTGGATCTGGACGACCCTGTGGAGGGACACCACTTCTACTTCTCCATGGTCCCTGAGAAGCACATCAACCCTAATTTCACAATCAGGGACAACCAAG ACAACAGTGCTAGCATCCTGGCACGGCGGAGCTCGTTCACCCGTAGGGACCGTACCCAGTACCTGCTGCCCATGGTGGTGGCGGACAGTGGCTCCCCAGCCCTCTCCAGTACCAGTACCCTGACCATCAGCGTGTGCAGCTGTCAGCCCGCCGGACACTGCCCCACAGGCGGGGTGGAGGCCCTGGCCATCTCTATTGGGGTCAGCCTACAGACCCTGCTTGGCTTcctggtctgcctggcaacactCACAG TGCTGCTCATTGTAATGCTGATGCTGAGGAGACACAGGAGGAAACAGCTGGAGGGGCTGGGGAGAGCGGAGAAGGAGCTGGAGCTGCCTAAGGGGGTCTCAGAGAAGGTGCTGCACTATGGAGAAATAGGAGGCGGAGGAGGGGGTGACCTGGGGGGATTCTGTCAGCCTGCTGTCCCCCTCCGTCCCCACCCCCGCAGGAGGGACAGGAGGCTCCGCAGAGAGGAGGTGGCAGCCAGTATCAGAATGTCGATGTCTCTCCGCCACTCCCTCCTCATCGGCCCCGAGGACGATGTCTTTAAACAGTTCATCATGGACAGGCTGGATGAAGCAGATCAGGACCCCTACGTGCCGCCATTTGACTGCCTGAAGACCTACGCCTTCGAGGGCACAGGGTCGCCCACGGGGTCCATTAGCTCCCTAGAGTCCTGGGACTTTGTGGATGCTGACCAATGTCCCCGGGACCCAGGATCACGCCTTGTCAGACTGACTCTCTGGCATGGGGGAGCGGAGGAGGAGACAACCTTCTGA